In Haloarcula salinisoli, one genomic interval encodes:
- a CDS encoding 30S ribosomal protein S4, with protein sequence MALGSNTKFYETPNHPYQGERIADESNLLGRYGLKNKEELWRAQSELRGYRREARKLLGSTEGTDLEAEEFLARLKRYGILNEQDQLDDVLSLDVTDVLERRLQTVVYRKGYANTPEQARQFIVHGHIELDDARVTRPSMKVDVAVESSVGFDENSSLSDELHPERAEAQE encoded by the coding sequence ATGGCGCTCGGTTCCAACACGAAGTTCTACGAGACGCCGAACCACCCCTACCAGGGCGAGCGAATCGCCGACGAGAGCAACCTGCTTGGCCGCTACGGCCTGAAGAACAAGGAAGAGCTCTGGCGCGCCCAGTCCGAGCTGCGTGGCTACCGCCGCGAGGCCCGGAAACTGCTGGGTAGCACCGAGGGGACCGACCTCGAGGCCGAGGAGTTCCTCGCCCGACTCAAGCGCTACGGCATCCTGAACGAGCAGGACCAGCTCGACGACGTCCTGTCGCTTGACGTCACCGACGTCCTCGAACGCCGGCTCCAGACGGTCGTCTACCGCAAGGGCTACGCGAACACGCCCGAGCAGGCGCGACAGTTCATCGTCCACGGCCACATCGAGCTCGACGACGCACGCGTCACCCGACCGTCGATGAAGGTCGACGTCGCCGTCGAGAGCTCGGTCGGTTTCGACGAGAACAGCTCGCTGTCGGACGAACTGCATCCTGAGCGCGCGGAGGCCCAAGAATGA
- the rpsB gene encoding 30S ribosomal protein S2 gives MSGNDKEGLDAEESEFDPSEEDAEPDADAETEDVEQPADAADEATEAETADEEEEDAPQLDEDVMPDEQSEADLLIPVEDYLGAGVHIGTQQKTQDMERFIHRVRTDGLYVLDVSMTDSRIRTAADFLANYEPEQILVASSRQYGRFPAEKFADAVGARARTGRFIPGTLTNPDYDGYIEPDVVVVTDPIGDAQAVKEAITVGIPVIAMCDSNNTTSNVDLVVPTNNKGRKALSVVYWLLANETLDRRGAEPSYGLDDFESEL, from the coding sequence ATGAGCGGCAACGACAAAGAAGGTCTCGACGCTGAGGAGTCGGAGTTCGACCCGTCCGAGGAGGACGCCGAGCCCGACGCCGACGCAGAGACCGAAGACGTCGAACAGCCCGCCGACGCCGCCGACGAGGCGACCGAGGCCGAGACAGCCGACGAGGAGGAAGAGGACGCCCCACAGCTCGACGAGGACGTCATGCCCGACGAGCAGAGCGAGGCCGACCTCCTCATCCCCGTAGAGGACTATCTGGGCGCCGGTGTCCACATCGGGACCCAGCAGAAGACCCAGGACATGGAGCGGTTCATCCACCGCGTGCGGACCGACGGGCTCTACGTGCTGGACGTCTCGATGACGGACTCGCGCATCCGCACCGCCGCGGACTTCCTGGCCAACTACGAGCCCGAGCAGATTCTCGTGGCCTCCTCGCGCCAGTACGGCCGGTTCCCGGCCGAGAAGTTCGCCGACGCCGTCGGCGCCCGAGCCCGAACTGGCCGATTCATCCCCGGGACGCTGACGAACCCGGACTACGACGGCTACATCGAGCCCGACGTCGTGGTCGTCACTGACCCCATCGGCGACGCCCAGGCCGTCAAGGAGGCCATCACGGTCGGCATCCCGGTCATCGCGATGTGTGACTCCAACAACACCACGTCCAACGTGGACCTTGTCGTCCCGACCAACAACAAGGGGCGAAAAGCGCTGTCGGTCGTCTACTGGCTGCTGGCCAACGAGACGCTCGACCGCCGCGGTGCCGAGCCGTCCTACGGGCTCGACGACTTCGAGTCCGAGCTGTAA
- a CDS encoding transcriptional regulator — protein MVKSTVRFPEAVMDRVEEMVEDDVFSSKSEFQRFAVEYVLSELGEYEAEMVDFEEIRSELFTSGPATADAHDAAELNEAFYENAARVRQYAVRGDIETAEEYIDTAYPVTDPRCLLLDDLLEAYR, from the coding sequence GTGGTCAAATCTACAGTTCGCTTCCCCGAGGCGGTGATGGACCGCGTCGAGGAGATGGTCGAGGACGACGTCTTCTCGAGCAAGTCGGAGTTCCAGCGCTTCGCCGTGGAGTACGTCCTCTCGGAACTCGGGGAGTACGAGGCCGAGATGGTCGACTTCGAGGAGATACGGAGCGAACTGTTCACCTCGGGGCCGGCGACCGCCGACGCCCACGACGCCGCCGAACTGAACGAGGCTTTCTACGAGAACGCGGCCCGTGTCAGGCAGTACGCCGTCCGGGGCGACATCGAGACCGCAGAGGAGTACATCGATACGGCCTACCCGGTGACCGACCCGCGCTGTCTGTTGCTCGACGACCTGCTCGAAGCGTATCGGTGA
- the eno gene encoding phosphopyruvate hydratase has protein sequence MTLITDIRLRRVLDSRGNATVEADVLTESGGFGRGKAPSGASTGEYEALELPAQEAIANAREDALPRLVGEVHAGNQRDVDNALRAADGTDDFSSIGANSAVAISMAAAAAGADVLGAPLYQHLGGTFRGNEFPTPLGNIVGGGEHAADATNIQEFLSAPIGAPSVEEAVFANAAVHQEVHDMLADRGIPAGKGDEGAWAPSVSDDEAFEIMAEAVETVADDVGFAIQFGLDVAGAELYDDEEDGYVFDDGVKSTDEMIDYIAQKVEEYDLVYVEDPLDENDYEGHAELTERVGDQTLICGDDLFVTNVSRLQTGIQQDAGNSILIKPNQIGTLSDAVDAIELATENGYASVVSHRSGETEDTTIAHLAVATGAEFIKTGAVGGERTAKLNELIRIEDNAV, from the coding sequence ATGACGCTAATCACTGACATCCGACTCCGCCGCGTCCTCGACTCGCGTGGCAACGCGACAGTCGAGGCCGACGTTCTCACCGAGAGTGGGGGCTTCGGTCGCGGCAAGGCACCGAGCGGCGCAAGCACCGGCGAATACGAGGCTCTGGAGCTGCCGGCTCAGGAAGCCATCGCGAACGCTCGCGAAGACGCGCTTCCCCGCCTCGTCGGCGAGGTTCACGCCGGCAACCAGCGCGACGTCGACAACGCGCTCCGCGCGGCCGACGGTACGGACGACTTCTCCAGTATCGGCGCAAACTCCGCCGTCGCCATCTCGATGGCGGCCGCTGCGGCTGGCGCGGACGTGCTCGGTGCACCGCTGTACCAGCACCTCGGTGGCACCTTCCGTGGCAACGAGTTCCCGACGCCGCTGGGCAACATCGTCGGCGGCGGCGAACACGCCGCGGACGCCACCAACATCCAGGAGTTCCTGTCGGCTCCCATCGGCGCGCCGAGCGTCGAGGAGGCCGTCTTCGCCAACGCGGCGGTCCACCAGGAAGTCCACGACATGCTCGCCGACCGGGGCATCCCGGCTGGCAAGGGCGACGAGGGCGCCTGGGCGCCGTCGGTTTCGGACGACGAGGCCTTCGAAATCATGGCCGAGGCCGTCGAGACCGTCGCGGACGACGTCGGCTTCGCTATCCAGTTCGGTCTGGACGTCGCCGGCGCGGAGCTGTACGACGACGAGGAGGACGGCTACGTCTTCGACGACGGCGTCAAGTCGACCGACGAGATGATCGACTACATCGCCCAGAAGGTCGAGGAGTACGACCTCGTCTACGTCGAGGACCCCCTCGACGAGAACGACTACGAGGGTCACGCGGAGCTGACCGAGCGGGTCGGCGACCAGACGCTCATCTGCGGTGACGACCTGTTCGTCACGAACGTCTCCCGCCTGCAGACCGGCATCCAGCAGGACGCTGGCAACTCCATCCTCATCAAGCCCAACCAGATCGGGACGCTGTCGGACGCCGTCGACGCCATCGAACTGGCGACCGAGAACGGCTACGCCTCAGTCGTCTCCCACCGGAGCGGCGAGACCGAGGACACGACCATCGCACACCTCGCCGTGGCGACCGGCGCCGAGTTCATCAAGACGGGCGCCGTCGGTGGCGAGCGAACTGCCAAGCTGAACGAACTCATCCGTATCGAGGACAACGCAGTATGA
- a CDS encoding cytochrome P450 — MAETPPGPKGEPLFGSSRTYASDPFRFISALEDAYGDVAYFDMGPMETVMLSDPTAIERVLVSEADRFRKPDFQGDALGDLLGDGLLLSEGDTWEQQRQLANPAFSMRRLAGMADRITDHAEDRLADWGEGDVVNVERAMTRTTLDVILDLMMGVQLSEERVETIEQQLLPLGQRFEPDPLRFAAPEWMPMPDDAEFDAAVETLDGILDDIIAVREKTAGSGDDGPMDFLSVLIRARDDGVESPEQLRDEMMTMLLAGHDTTALTLTYTWFLLSEHPEVERRVHEEIDEVVGDDRPGMEHVRELEYLEWVIQEAMRLYPPVYVMFREPTEDVTLSDYRIDSGQTLMLPQWGVHRSERFYDDPDTFDPERWRPERAKERPRFAYFPFGGGPRHCIGKHLAMLEAQLIVATTAKQYELDFLGETPLELMPSLTAHPRQEMSFCVGERP; from the coding sequence ATGGCAGAAACGCCACCCGGACCGAAGGGCGAACCGCTGTTCGGGAGCAGTCGGACCTACGCCTCGGACCCGTTCAGATTCATCTCGGCGCTCGAAGATGCCTACGGCGACGTGGCCTACTTCGACATGGGCCCGATGGAGACGGTGATGCTGTCGGACCCGACCGCTATCGAGCGGGTGCTGGTCTCGGAGGCCGACCGCTTCCGGAAACCCGACTTCCAGGGCGACGCGCTGGGGGACCTGCTGGGCGATGGCTTGCTGCTCTCCGAGGGCGACACCTGGGAGCAACAGCGCCAGCTGGCGAACCCGGCGTTCTCGATGCGTCGGCTGGCGGGGATGGCCGACCGCATCACGGACCACGCCGAGGACCGGCTGGCCGACTGGGGCGAAGGCGACGTGGTCAACGTCGAGCGGGCGATGACACGGACGACACTCGACGTCATCCTCGACCTGATGATGGGCGTCCAGCTGAGCGAGGAGCGCGTCGAGACGATAGAACAGCAGCTGCTGCCGCTGGGCCAGCGCTTCGAGCCGGACCCGCTTCGCTTTGCCGCGCCGGAGTGGATGCCGATGCCCGACGACGCGGAGTTCGACGCGGCCGTCGAGACGCTCGATGGAATTCTCGACGACATCATCGCGGTCCGTGAGAAGACGGCCGGCAGCGGCGACGACGGCCCGATGGACTTCCTCTCGGTGCTCATTCGCGCCCGGGACGACGGCGTCGAGTCGCCCGAGCAACTGCGCGACGAGATGATGACGATGCTGTTGGCGGGCCACGACACCACGGCGCTGACGCTGACCTACACGTGGTTCCTGCTGTCGGAACACCCCGAGGTCGAGCGGCGGGTCCACGAGGAGATAGACGAGGTCGTCGGCGACGACCGTCCCGGGATGGAACACGTTCGGGAGCTTGAGTATCTGGAGTGGGTCATCCAGGAGGCGATGCGGCTCTACCCGCCCGTGTACGTGATGTTCCGCGAACCTACGGAGGACGTGACGCTGTCGGACTACCGCATCGACAGCGGCCAGACGCTGATGCTCCCGCAGTGGGGCGTCCATCGCTCCGAGCGGTTCTACGACGACCCCGACACGTTCGACCCGGAGCGGTGGCGACCGGAGCGGGCCAAAGAGCGGCCCCGCTTTGCCTACTTCCCCTTCGGCGGCGGGCCGCGCCACTGCATCGGCAAGCACCTGGCGATGCTCGAGGCCCAGCTCATCGTCGCGACGACGGCAAAGCAGTACGAACTGGACTTTCTGGGCGAGACGCCCCTGGAACTGATGCCGTCGCTCACGGCCCACCCGCGCCAGGAGATGTCGTTCTGTGTCGGCGAGCGGCCCTAG
- a CDS encoding DNA-directed RNA polymerase subunit N yields the protein MMVPVRCFTCGNVVGEHWEEFKARTREAEEPEDPEMVLDELGVERHCCRRMLVSHKDLVDIVAPYQ from the coding sequence ATGATGGTACCGGTCCGGTGTTTCACGTGCGGTAACGTTGTCGGCGAGCACTGGGAGGAGTTCAAGGCCCGCACCCGCGAGGCCGAAGAGCCCGAGGACCCCGAGATGGTCCTCGACGAGCTCGGCGTCGAGCGACACTGCTGTCGCCGGATGCTCGTCTCGCACAAAGACCTGGTCGACATCGTCGCTCCCTATCAATGA
- a CDS encoding DNA-directed RNA polymerase subunit D, translating to MTQDYEVEFVERGERESLVLVRGITPAFANGIRRAMVADVPTFSIDTVRVIENTSVMFNEQIGLRLGLVPLSTDLDDFELGDEVTLSLSVDGPNTAYSSDLVSGDALVEPADDNIPIIDLKDGQRLEVEADAVLDTGKEHAKHQGGVAVGYRHLQRVEVVGDTGEFEDEEPNILRGVIEEGAAEHAADPDAADGDLVPTDEFGNDLTQRYPGKEVEVTDVENAFVFHVETDGSFTTDELLLRAVETLRDRATELKDAVQL from the coding sequence ATGACACAGGATTACGAGGTTGAGTTCGTCGAACGCGGCGAGCGGGAGTCGCTCGTGCTCGTGCGTGGCATCACGCCGGCCTTCGCCAACGGTATCCGCCGGGCGATGGTGGCCGACGTGCCCACGTTCAGCATCGACACCGTCCGCGTCATCGAGAACACCAGCGTGATGTTCAACGAGCAGATCGGCCTCCGACTGGGGCTGGTCCCGCTTTCCACCGACCTCGACGACTTCGAGCTCGGTGACGAGGTGACGCTGTCGCTGTCCGTCGACGGGCCGAACACGGCCTACTCCAGCGACCTCGTCTCCGGTGACGCGCTGGTGGAACCCGCCGACGACAACATCCCCATCATCGACCTGAAAGACGGCCAGCGCCTCGAAGTCGAGGCCGACGCCGTCCTCGATACGGGGAAGGAACACGCCAAACACCAGGGCGGCGTGGCCGTCGGCTACCGACACCTTCAGCGCGTCGAGGTCGTCGGCGACACGGGCGAGTTCGAGGACGAGGAACCCAACATCCTTCGGGGCGTCATCGAGGAGGGTGCAGCCGAGCACGCCGCCGACCCCGACGCCGCGGACGGTGACCTCGTCCCGACCGACGAGTTCGGGAACGACCTCACCCAGCGGTATCCGGGCAAGGAGGTCGAGGTCACCGACGTCGAGAACGCGTTCGTGTTCCACGTCGAGACCGACGGCTCGTTTACCACCGACGAACTCCTGCTTCGCGCGGTCGAGACGCTACGTGACCGTGCGACAGAGCTGAAAGACGCGGTCCAACTGTAA
- a CDS encoding 50S ribosomal protein L18e, with protein MSKTNPRLSSLIADLKSAARNSGGAVWGDVAERLQKPRRTHAEVNLGRIERYAQEDETVVVPGKVLGSGVLQKDVTVAAVDFSGTAETKIDKVGEAVSLEQAIENNPEGSHVRVIR; from the coding sequence ATGAGCAAGACGAATCCGAGACTCAGTAGTCTCATCGCCGACCTGAAGTCGGCCGCCCGCAACTCGGGCGGCGCAGTCTGGGGCGACGTCGCCGAACGGCTGCAGAAGCCGCGGCGTACACACGCCGAAGTCAACCTGGGCCGCATCGAGCGGTACGCACAGGAAGACGAGACCGTCGTCGTTCCGGGCAAGGTGCTCGGCTCCGGCGTCCTGCAGAAGGACGTCACCGTCGCCGCCGTCGACTTCTCCGGAACCGCCGAGACGAAGATCGACAAGGTCGGAGAGGCTGTATCGCTAGAACAGGCAATCGAGAACAACCCAGAAGGCTCTCACGTCCGGGTGATTCGATGA
- a CDS encoding 30S ribosomal protein S13, with translation MSAEDPDAGEDVDEEEDIRYFVRIGQTDLDGTKSVERALTELNGIGHRAARIIAQRADVDRRAVFGKLDDDVIDEVVDQVQNFADNVPEWMTNHQKDYFTGETTHETGNDLQLTRRQDINRMKMIDSYRGVRHKRGQKVRGQRTKSTGRTEGTIGVNVEAIKEEQAEEAAAEEDDE, from the coding sequence ATGAGTGCAGAAGACCCAGACGCGGGCGAGGACGTGGATGAGGAGGAGGACATCCGCTACTTCGTTCGCATCGGACAGACAGACCTCGACGGCACGAAGTCCGTCGAGCGAGCACTGACAGAACTGAACGGCATCGGCCACCGCGCCGCCCGCATCATCGCCCAGCGCGCTGACGTGGACCGCCGCGCGGTCTTCGGCAAGCTGGACGACGACGTCATCGACGAGGTCGTCGACCAGGTGCAGAACTTCGCCGACAACGTCCCCGAGTGGATGACCAACCACCAGAAGGACTACTTCACCGGTGAGACCACCCACGAGACGGGTAACGACCTCCAGCTCACCCGTCGGCAGGACATCAACCGCATGAAGATGATCGACTCCTACCGCGGTGTCCGCCACAAACGCGGCCAGAAGGTCCGCGGCCAGCGCACGAAGTCCACCGGTCGTACCGAGGGGACCATCGGCGTCAACGTCGAGGCCATCAAGGAAGAACAGGCAGAGGAAGCCGCCGCAGAGGAGGATGACGAATAA
- a CDS encoding DUF5518 domain-containing protein → MRETFVDAGLGALVTLALSIVPFSSVAGGAAAAYRHGGGYRSGLWLGTLAGVAAMIPLLALFVPSLFVAGMLGFGIPPSAPGYGIFLALVFLFFLGYTVGLSAVGGLGGTWARTNTDWDLDPTRWL, encoded by the coding sequence ATGCGAGAGACGTTCGTCGATGCCGGTCTGGGTGCGCTGGTGACGCTGGCGCTTTCGATTGTCCCGTTTTCCTCGGTCGCCGGCGGCGCTGCGGCGGCGTACCGCCACGGCGGCGGTTACCGCAGCGGCCTGTGGCTCGGGACGCTCGCCGGCGTCGCCGCGATGATTCCACTGCTTGCGTTGTTCGTCCCGTCCCTGTTCGTCGCTGGGATGCTGGGATTCGGCATCCCGCCGTCGGCACCGGGATACGGTATCTTCCTCGCGCTCGTCTTCCTATTTTTCCTCGGCTACACCGTCGGCTTGAGCGCCGTCGGCGGGCTGGGCGGGACGTGGGCCCGTACAAACACCGACTGGGACCTAGACCCCACGCGGTGGTTGTAA
- a CDS encoding 30S ribosomal protein S11 → MSEAPDDIWGIAHVHASFNNTIITITDQTGAETLAKSSGGTVVKQNRDEASPYAAMQMAEVVAEKALDRGVEGVDVRVRGPGGNQQTSPGPGAQATIRALARAGLEIGRIEDVTPTPHDGTRAPKNSGF, encoded by the coding sequence ATGAGCGAAGCACCTGACGACATCTGGGGTATCGCCCACGTTCACGCATCGTTCAACAATACCATCATCACCATCACCGACCAGACCGGCGCGGAGACGCTCGCGAAGAGCTCCGGCGGGACGGTCGTCAAGCAGAACCGCGACGAAGCGTCGCCCTACGCTGCGATGCAGATGGCCGAGGTCGTCGCCGAGAAGGCTCTCGACCGCGGCGTCGAAGGTGTCGATGTCCGCGTCCGTGGTCCCGGTGGGAACCAGCAGACGTCCCCCGGGCCGGGCGCACAGGCCACCATCCGAGCGCTGGCTCGCGCCGGCCTCGAAATCGGCCGCATCGAGGACGTCACCCCGACGCCCCACGACGGCACCCGCGCACCCAAGAACTCCGGGTTCTAA
- a CDS encoding 30S ribosomal protein S9 has protein sequence MVTNTSGKKKTAVARATIREGEGRVRIDSQPVELVDPELAQLKMLEPFRIADEDLRDDIDVDVSVEGGGVMGQADAARTAIARGLVDFTNDAELRDAFMEFDRSLLVNDVRQSEPKKWGGPGARARYQKSYR, from the coding sequence ATGGTAACGAACACGTCTGGCAAAAAGAAGACCGCCGTCGCTCGCGCCACGATTCGCGAGGGCGAGGGTCGCGTGCGTATCGACTCCCAGCCGGTCGAACTGGTCGATCCGGAGCTGGCTCAGCTGAAGATGCTGGAGCCGTTCCGCATCGCAGACGAGGACCTTCGCGACGACATCGACGTCGATGTCTCCGTCGAGGGTGGCGGCGTGATGGGGCAGGCCGACGCGGCCCGCACCGCCATCGCCCGCGGCCTCGTCGACTTCACCAACGACGCCGAACTCCGCGACGCGTTCATGGAGTTCGACCGTTCGCTGCTGGTCAACGACGTGCGCCAGTCCGAACCCAAGAAGTGGGGCGGTCCCGGCGCTCGGGCCCGCTACCAGAAATCCTACCGCTGA
- a CDS encoding DNA-directed RNA polymerase subunit K, which yields MNAQESRYEKARKLGARALQLAHGAPVLIETEHTQPILIAAEEYDAGVLPFTVKRGDHK from the coding sequence ATGAACGCACAGGAAAGCCGATACGAGAAGGCCCGCAAACTGGGCGCACGAGCGCTCCAGCTGGCCCACGGCGCACCCGTGCTCATCGAGACGGAACACACCCAGCCAATCCTCATCGCGGCCGAGGAGTACGACGCTGGCGTCCTTCCGTTCACCGTCAAACGAGGTGACCACAAATGA
- a CDS encoding 50S ribosomal protein L13, translating to MSVAEFDADVVVDARDCIMGRVASQVAEKALDGQTVAVINAERAVITGREEQIKEKYKKRVDIGDDNAYFYPKRPDGILKRCIRGMLPHKKQRGRDAFENVRVYVGNHHDEDGEVLSGTSLDRLSNIKFVTLAEVSETLGANKTW from the coding sequence ATGAGCGTCGCCGAGTTCGACGCCGACGTCGTCGTCGACGCCCGCGACTGTATCATGGGCCGGGTCGCCTCGCAGGTGGCCGAGAAAGCGCTCGACGGCCAGACCGTGGCCGTCATCAACGCCGAACGCGCGGTCATCACTGGCCGCGAAGAGCAGATCAAGGAGAAGTACAAGAAGCGCGTCGACATCGGCGACGACAACGCGTACTTCTACCCCAAGCGACCGGACGGCATCCTCAAACGCTGCATCCGCGGCATGCTGCCCCACAAGAAGCAGCGTGGCCGTGACGCGTTCGAGAACGTCCGTGTCTACGTGGGTAACCACCACGACGAGGACGGCGAAGTGCTTTCGGGAACGTCGCTGGACCGACTCTCGAACATCAAATTCGTCACGCTCGCGGAAGTGAGCGAGACACTCGGAGCGAACAAGACATGGTAA
- a CDS encoding HalOD1 output domain-containing protein, with the protein MEESFYMATDEQVAMTTDNDPAQCRCTPVYETEWTGSRQPPSMAIVEAVAAAEGVDPMELTPLSEEIDFEAFDRLLSNSAPDTCGVLSLRLSGWNVFVSGDGRIKVCEPSETAPLTAVFESVSADC; encoded by the coding sequence ATGGAGGAGAGTTTTTATATGGCGACCGACGAACAGGTAGCTATGACTACAGATAATGACCCCGCTCAGTGCAGATGCACGCCTGTCTATGAAACCGAGTGGACGGGCAGTCGGCAACCGCCGTCGATGGCGATTGTCGAGGCGGTGGCTGCCGCCGAGGGCGTCGACCCGATGGAACTCACACCGCTTTCCGAGGAAATTGACTTCGAAGCGTTCGACCGATTGTTATCGAATTCGGCGCCGGACACCTGTGGCGTTCTCAGTCTCCGTCTCTCTGGCTGGAACGTCTTTGTCTCGGGGGATGGCCGCATCAAGGTGTGTGAGCCATCGGAGACAGCACCCCTGACTGCGGTGTTCGAGTCGGTTTCGGCCGACTGCTAG
- a CDS encoding isopentenyl phosphate kinase encodes MTVVLKLGGSVVTEKDEPETVDDDALAAAADAVAASDDDLVVVHGGGSFGHHHAADYGVSTTDGTHDAAGVAAIHGAMKRLNDAVVTALAERGVPAVPVHPFSAASRDAAGALDLPTEQVRTLLAEGFVPVLHGDLVAHRGEGTTVLSGDELVVELAPAVEADRVGVCSTVPGVLDDEGEVIDRITAFDEVASALGASEATDVSGGMAGKIRALLALSSPAHVFGPAALGTFLAGGDPGTTVAGDGTT; translated from the coding sequence GTGACCGTCGTTCTGAAACTCGGCGGGAGCGTGGTCACCGAGAAAGACGAGCCCGAGACTGTCGACGACGACGCGCTCGCGGCGGCCGCCGACGCCGTCGCAGCCAGCGACGACGACCTCGTCGTGGTCCACGGCGGCGGCAGTTTCGGCCACCACCACGCCGCCGACTACGGCGTCAGCACGACCGATGGCACCCACGACGCGGCCGGGGTCGCCGCCATCCACGGCGCGATGAAACGGCTCAACGACGCCGTCGTCACGGCGCTGGCCGAGCGGGGCGTCCCCGCCGTCCCGGTCCACCCGTTCTCGGCCGCGAGCCGCGACGCTGCGGGGGCCCTCGACCTCCCGACCGAACAGGTTCGGACACTGCTCGCGGAGGGGTTTGTCCCCGTCCTCCACGGTGACCTCGTGGCCCACCGGGGCGAGGGCACCACAGTCCTGAGCGGCGACGAACTCGTGGTCGAACTGGCCCCGGCGGTCGAGGCCGACCGGGTCGGCGTCTGCTCGACGGTCCCGGGTGTCCTTGACGACGAGGGCGAGGTTATCGACCGTATAACGGCCTTCGACGAGGTGGCGTCGGCACTGGGCGCCAGTGAGGCGACCGACGTCTCGGGCGGGATGGCCGGGAAGATACGGGCGCTGCTCGCGCTCTCCTCGCCGGCCCACGTCTTCGGCCCAGCGGCACTCGGCACCTTCCTCGCCGGTGGCGACCCCGGGACGACCGTCGCCGGCGACGGGACGACGTAA
- the mvk gene encoding mevalonate kinase: protein MVTSSAPGKVYLFGEHAVVYGEPAVPCAIERRARVTAEEIDEGLVVHADDLQLDGFTVEYVGDDTDHPDVDAENSLVEAATGYVNEAVAQVRDAADAPDAGFEIWIESDIPLGAGLGSSAGVACAAIDAGCRELGVELPRAEIADRAYQVEAAVQDGEASRADTFCSAMGGAVRVEGDDCRRLEGVGNLPFVIGYDGGAGDTGELVAGVRELREEYDFAADTVEAIGDIVREGESVLGTEDTETLGELMDFNHGLLGALGVSSRSLDTMVWAARDAGAMGAKLTGAGGGGCVVALDETDAALTALKYTPGCDEAFRAALDTEGVRAE, encoded by the coding sequence ATGGTCACGTCGAGCGCTCCCGGCAAGGTGTACCTGTTCGGGGAGCACGCAGTCGTCTACGGCGAACCGGCGGTCCCGTGTGCCATCGAGCGCCGGGCTCGCGTCACGGCAGAGGAGATCGACGAGGGGCTGGTCGTCCACGCCGACGACCTCCAGCTCGACGGCTTTACCGTCGAGTACGTCGGCGACGACACCGACCACCCCGACGTCGACGCCGAGAACTCCCTGGTGGAGGCGGCCACGGGCTACGTCAACGAGGCCGTCGCTCAGGTCAGAGACGCAGCAGACGCACCCGATGCGGGCTTCGAGATATGGATAGAGAGCGATATTCCCCTCGGTGCGGGGCTTGGCTCGTCCGCTGGCGTCGCCTGTGCGGCCATCGACGCGGGCTGTCGGGAACTTGGCGTCGAACTGCCGCGCGCGGAGATAGCCGACCGGGCCTATCAGGTAGAGGCAGCGGTCCAGGACGGGGAGGCCTCCCGCGCGGATACGTTCTGCTCGGCGATGGGCGGGGCGGTCCGCGTCGAGGGCGACGACTGCCGCCGCCTCGAGGGGGTCGGAAACCTGCCGTTCGTCATCGGCTACGACGGCGGGGCCGGGGACACTGGCGAACTCGTCGCGGGCGTCCGCGAGCTCCGCGAGGAGTACGACTTCGCGGCCGACACCGTCGAGGCAATCGGTGATATCGTCCGGGAGGGCGAGTCCGTGCTCGGCACCGAGGACACGGAGACGCTGGGCGAGCTGATGGACTTCAATCACGGCTTACTCGGGGCGCTGGGGGTATCCTCGCGCTCGCTCGATACGATGGTCTGGGCGGCCCGCGACGCTGGCGCGATGGGTGCGAAGCTCACCGGCGCCGGCGGCGGGGGCTGTGTCGTCGCCCTCGACGAGACGGACGCCGCACTGACGGCACTGAAGTACACGCCGGGCTGTGACGAGGCGTTCCGGGCGGCGCTGGACACCGAGGGGGTCCGGGCGGAGTGA